In one Heptranchias perlo isolate sHepPer1 chromosome 25, sHepPer1.hap1, whole genome shotgun sequence genomic region, the following are encoded:
- the LOC137342385 gene encoding zona pellucida sperm-binding protein 3-like produces MILFGSLVILLIVTVSGEHQTVLQHGITYSCDNSTLTVYVSMDFLSSVDASAFRLGNCPPSGFSSARVLTFQYGLEDCRAGRLVTDQEIVYWNYLKYEARPAPGMEQLLLNTRLECRYLLDVVPVPSTAFPVIGFLAGDGSLVFSMKIMTDDWTAERPDSVFFLGASINIEASAIATYHQALRLYMEECIATPTSSLDKSPENYTIINNYGCLVDGITGNSKYVPRSDGSRLQFIVQAFKFISLEETDIYIHCKALVWDPNWDASLLHKACSFDQQTESWQLLDAPLQSSLCDCCNTICQPIQSRHKRAEESKTGISHIIKVGPLRVLSTQSGSRTSAKIQGENQGVILLAAPLLACFLGVLLLGLYKWKIQHVHRSL; encoded by the exons ATGATTCTATTCGGGAGTTTAGTGATACTTTTGATAGTTACTGTGTCGGGAGAACATCAAACAG TTCTTCAACATGGCATCACTTACTCTTGTGACAACTCTACCCTGACTGTGTATGTGTCGATGGATTTTTTGTCTAGCGTTGACGCCTCCGCTTTCCGGCTTGGAAACTGCCCCCCTTCAGGCTTCAGCTCCGCCAGAGTCCTCACCTTCCAGTATGGACTAGAAGACTGCCGGGCTGGCCGACTG GTGACTGATCAGGAGATAGTTTACTGGAATTACCTGAAGTATGAAGCCAGACCAGCCCCTGGGATGGAGCAACTGCTGCTCAACACTCGCCTGGAATGTCGCTATCTACT TGATGTGGTACCTGTACCATCAACAGCATTTCCAGTAATTGGTTTTCTGGCAGGAGATGGAAGCTTGGTCTTTTCCATGAAAATAATGACTG ATGATTGGACTGCTGAGAGGCCAGATTCTGTATTCTTCCTGGGAGCTTCCATTAACATAGAAGCCTCTGCCATTGCCACATATCATCAGGCTCTCCGCCTTTATATGGAAGAATGTATTGCCACCCCGACAAGCTCACtggacaaatctccagagaattaTACCATCATAAACAACTATGG ATGTCTTGTTGATGGGATAACAGGAAATTCCAAGTACGTACCCAGAAGTGATGGATCACGTCTTCAATTTATTGTGCAGGCATTTAAATTCATCAGTCTGGAAGAAACTGAT ATTTATATACACTGTAAAGCTCTGGTCTGGGATCCTAATTGGGATGCAAGTCTCTTACACAAAGCATGTTCCTTTGACCAGCAAACTGAAAG ctggcaGCTCTTGGATGCCCCATTACAAAGTTCCCTGTGTGACTGCTGTAACACAATctgccagcctatccaatctcgccATAAACGAGCTGAAG AATCAAAAACTGGTATTAGTCACATAATTAAAGTTGGTCCATTGAGAGTGCTTAGTACCCAGTCTGGATCCAGAACTTCAGCCAAGATTCAAGGAG AAAATCAAGGAGTAATACTTTTGGCTGCCCCACTGCTAGCTTGCTTTTTGGGGGTCTTGCTCCTAGGCCTGTACAAATGGAAAATCCAGCATGTACACCGTAGCTTGTGA